One window of Sphingobacteriales bacterium genomic DNA carries:
- a CDS encoding NAD(P)-binding domain-containing protein has translation MKIAIIGVGNIGGTLAKAWLKTGHDILLGVRDIESDGVQSLLALSDRVTVKPIYEAAQEAEVILIAVPSQSVFDVAKNLGYVADKIIIDAMNSVGTKPEPYRNTAEALLGLTRCRHLVKCFNSTGWENLANPEYPLSAIDMFCAGNSEKGKTIVKQLAKEVGFAECYDIGGDDKIQLLEDFALFWINLAITQRQGRNIAFKLLKR, from the coding sequence ATGAAAATTGCTATTATTGGTGTGGGTAATATTGGAGGAACATTGGCGAAAGCATGGTTGAAAACCGGACATGATATTCTGCTTGGTGTCCGGGATATTGAATCAGACGGAGTTCAAAGTTTATTAGCATTAAGCGACAGGGTAACTGTAAAACCTATTTACGAAGCTGCACAGGAAGCTGAAGTCATATTAATTGCAGTCCCTTCTCAATCCGTTTTTGATGTAGCTAAAAATCTGGGTTATGTGGCTGATAAAATTATCATAGATGCCATGAATTCTGTTGGAACTAAGCCGGAGCCTTATCGAAATACAGCCGAGGCATTACTTGGACTTACCCGCTGCAGGCATTTGGTCAAATGTTTTAATTCAACAGGTTGGGAAAATTTAGCAAATCCAGAATATCCTTTATCGGCAATTGATATGTTTTGTGCAGGAAACAGTGAAAAAGGCAAAACAATAGTCAAACAACTTGCAAAAGAAGTGGGATTTGCTGAATGTTACGATATTGGAGGAGATGATAAAATACAATTGCTTGAAGATTTCGCACTCTTTTGGATAAATCTCGCAATCACCCAACGACAAGGAAGAAATATTGCATTCAAATTATTGAAACGCTGA
- a CDS encoding sigma-70 family RNA polymerase sigma factor, which translates to MKDKVLNKEDEQKMVRAVLLNDRNAILQLIRLYERLVVSLVFKMIDRDADREDLCQDVFMKVFSNLKEFKFESKLSTWIAQITYHLCLNFLQKKKNLFIEDVFKPLNGYGTDFETHDNTELITKDFSHQETEMPDEILYQNETNRNLHAAIEKLPVLFRTLIELYHIEEMSYAEISTITKLPMNTVKSYLFRARKMLKDSLIHQFKIVHP; encoded by the coding sequence ATGAAAGACAAGGTTCTGAATAAAGAAGATGAACAAAAAATGGTAAGGGCAGTTTTGCTTAACGATCGCAATGCTATTTTGCAGTTGATTCGATTGTATGAGCGGTTGGTTGTCAGCCTTGTATTTAAGATGATAGATAGAGATGCTGACAGGGAAGATTTATGTCAGGATGTGTTTATGAAAGTGTTTTCAAATCTTAAAGAATTTAAGTTTGAATCTAAACTTTCAACATGGATTGCTCAAATTACTTATCATCTTTGCCTGAATTTTTTACAAAAAAAGAAAAACCTGTTCATTGAAGATGTTTTTAAGCCATTGAACGGATATGGAACTGATTTTGAAACACACGATAATACAGAATTGATAACTAAAGATTTCAGCCACCAGGAAACTGAGATGCCGGATGAAATTTTATACCAAAACGAAACCAATCGCAATCTTCATGCTGCAATTGAAAAATTGCCGGTATTGTTTCGCACTTTAATTGAATTATATCATATAGAAGAAATGAGTTACGCTGAAATTTCTACAATTACGAAACTGCCAATGAATACTGTAAAAAGTTACCTGTTCAGAGCCAGAAAAATGCTGAAAGACTCTCTTATTCATCAATTTAAAATTGTACATCCTTAA